One region of Caldalkalibacillus thermarum genomic DNA includes:
- a CDS encoding B3/B4 domain-containing protein, giving the protein MQLTIDEIITSKLPHLKIGLIRYRGATVSESPKMLKGRIELFLEQLKTEHELANISQIPQIDYFRQCFKALGISPSKYRPSSEALLRRVLQGKPFPFIHSAADVNNFVSLYYLMPCGLYDADQLSGSHLTMRLGLPGETYVSLAGKETSAEGKWITADQRGPFGSPIIDADRTKTTLSTTNMLHILYLPDRQKDDQDPLSVLQAIADLFVQMNGGDVVDMKVI; this is encoded by the coding sequence GTGCAATTAACCATTGATGAAATCATCACGTCTAAACTTCCCCACTTGAAAATCGGCCTGATTCGCTACCGAGGCGCAACCGTTTCTGAGTCCCCCAAAATGCTAAAGGGACGGATTGAGCTGTTTTTGGAGCAATTAAAGACGGAACATGAGCTGGCCAACATCAGCCAGATCCCCCAGATTGACTATTTTCGCCAATGTTTTAAAGCGTTGGGAATTTCCCCTTCCAAGTACCGTCCAAGTTCAGAAGCTTTGTTGCGCCGCGTGCTGCAAGGCAAGCCTTTTCCTTTCATTCACTCCGCTGCTGATGTCAATAATTTCGTCTCATTGTACTATCTCATGCCTTGCGGGCTCTATGACGCCGATCAGCTGTCTGGAAGCCACTTGACCATGCGCCTGGGGCTTCCTGGTGAAACCTATGTCTCTTTGGCAGGCAAAGAAACTTCCGCCGAAGGCAAGTGGATCACAGCCGATCAAAGAGGACCATTCGGCAGCCCGATCATTGACGCGGACCGGACCAAAACAACTCTCAGCACGACCAATATGCTCCACATTCTCTATCTTCCCGACCGTCAAAAAGACGATCAAGATCCCCTGTCCGTGCTGCAGGCTATAGCAGATCTTTTTGTACAGATGAACGGGGGAGACGTGGTGGACATGAAGGTTATTTAG
- a CDS encoding H-type small acid-soluble spore protein yields MNVGRAKQIVESTDEIVVLHHGEPIWIQRVDEERGTARIYPCDNPEQEREVPVEELVEKH; encoded by the coding sequence ATGAACGTTGGACGAGCCAAACAGATCGTGGAGTCTACGGATGAAATTGTTGTTTTACACCATGGAGAACCCATTTGGATCCAACGGGTGGATGAAGAGCGGGGAACCGCTCGCATTTATCCTTGCGACAATCCGGAACAAGAGCGTGAGGTTCCAGTTGAAGAATTGGTGGAAAAACATTAA
- the rnhA gene encoding ribonuclease HI: protein MKEVTIYTDGACSGNPGPGGWAAILIYGQHVKELSGGSEYTTNQRMELTAAIEGLKALKEPCKVKLYSDSAYMVNGFQQKWYTKWEQNGWKNSTGQPVANKELWQALLELTRKHEVSFYKVKGHADNKWNNRCDQLAVAAIPK from the coding sequence ATGAAGGAAGTGACCATTTATACAGATGGAGCCTGTTCCGGCAATCCTGGCCCGGGGGGATGGGCAGCCATCTTAATTTACGGCCAGCACGTCAAAGAGCTGAGTGGTGGAAGTGAATACACGACAAACCAAAGGATGGAACTGACGGCAGCGATTGAGGGGTTGAAAGCCCTTAAAGAACCGTGTAAGGTAAAACTGTACAGTGATTCGGCCTATATGGTCAACGGATTTCAGCAAAAGTGGTACACCAAATGGGAACAAAACGGCTGGAAAAACAGCACCGGACAGCCGGTGGCCAACAAAGAACTGTGGCAAGCCTTGCTGGAACTGACGCGCAAGCATGAAGTGAGCTTTTATAAAGTCAAAGGTCATGCCGATAACAAATGGAATAATCGGTGCGATCAGTTGGCCGTGGCAGCTATTCCAAAATAA
- the queG gene encoding tRNA epoxyqueuosine(34) reductase QueG, translating to MDLRQLKQEIIEYSRSIGIDKIGFASADPFDELKQRLLRHRELGYESGFEEPDIDKRTTPTKILPEAKSIIAIALAYPSRLKNPPRSRKGAYRGILCRASWGLDYHHILRDKLIKLEAFIKSKVPDARCESMVDTGALSDRAVAERAGIGWSGKNTAIITKEFGSWVYLGEMLTSIPFEPDQPVTESCGSCTKCLDACPTGALVQPGQLDSTKCLAYLTQVKNFVPAAFREKMGNRLYGCDTCQVVCPVNHKKNFTHHPEMEPDPEVAKPLLKPLLRMSKREFREKFGPTSSAWRGKKPLQRNAIIALGNFKDESAVPELIDLLHNDPRPAIRGTAAWALGKIGTEEGRQALEEANRQEQDEQVLAEIEQALGMFEETHSPQGRQ from the coding sequence ATTGACCTCAGACAATTAAAACAGGAGATTATCGAATACAGCCGCTCGATCGGCATTGATAAAATCGGCTTTGCTTCTGCTGATCCCTTTGACGAATTGAAGCAGCGTTTGCTACGCCACCGGGAACTGGGTTATGAATCCGGTTTTGAGGAACCGGACATCGACAAAAGGACCACGCCCACTAAAATTTTACCGGAAGCCAAATCGATTATTGCCATCGCCCTGGCGTATCCTTCCCGCCTGAAAAATCCGCCCCGGTCCAGGAAAGGGGCTTACCGGGGCATCCTGTGCCGGGCCTCATGGGGGCTTGATTACCACCATATTTTGCGGGATAAGCTAATCAAGCTGGAGGCATTTATCAAAAGTAAAGTGCCGGATGCCCGCTGTGAATCGATGGTCGATACCGGGGCTTTATCTGACAGGGCCGTGGCCGAGCGGGCAGGTATTGGCTGGAGCGGCAAAAACACCGCCATTATTACCAAAGAATTTGGTTCCTGGGTGTATCTGGGCGAGATGCTGACCTCCATTCCCTTTGAGCCTGATCAGCCCGTCACTGAATCGTGCGGCAGCTGCACCAAATGTCTTGACGCCTGTCCGACCGGTGCTTTAGTGCAGCCAGGCCAACTGGACTCCACCAAATGCCTTGCCTATTTGACGCAGGTTAAGAATTTTGTGCCTGCAGCTTTTCGGGAGAAGATGGGCAACCGGTTGTATGGTTGTGACACGTGCCAGGTGGTGTGTCCCGTCAACCACAAGAAAAACTTTACCCACCATCCGGAAATGGAGCCGGATCCGGAGGTGGCCAAGCCCCTGTTGAAACCATTGTTGCGTATGAGCAAACGGGAGTTCCGGGAAAAGTTTGGCCCCACTTCATCAGCCTGGCGCGGGAAAAAGCCCTTGCAACGCAATGCCATTATCGCTTTGGGTAATTTCAAAGATGAATCAGCTGTTCCCGAACTGATTGATCTTCTGCACAATGATCCCCGTCCAGCCATCCGGGGCACAGCGGCCTGGGCCTTGGGCAAAATCGGGACAGAAGAAGGGCGGCAAGCACTGGAGGAAGCCAACCGGCAAGAACAGGATGAGCAGGTACTGGCGGAAATTGAGCAGGCCTTAGGCATGTTTGAAGAAACCCACTCACCTCAAGGCCGTCAATAA
- a CDS encoding methylated-DNA--[protein]-cysteine S-methyltransferase, translated as MSTTFNIYYAELETPVGMLTLARTTKGLCTIDFGRGENTLATLAAWARKHFLFDRLVHDQEALREEQEQLHEYFTGNRTRFQCELHLVGTPFQKRVWQALLTIPYGEVRSYKEIAQQIGTPQAVRAVGGANNKNPVPIIVPCHRVIGSNGTLVGYGGGLEIKRQLLLLEQAPLNLEANSV; from the coding sequence ATGTCTACAACCTTTAATATTTACTATGCGGAGCTGGAGACACCGGTGGGGATGTTAACCTTGGCCAGGACAACAAAGGGGCTGTGCACGATTGATTTTGGCCGGGGAGAAAACACGCTGGCCACATTGGCCGCTTGGGCGCGCAAACATTTTCTGTTTGACCGCTTGGTTCATGATCAGGAAGCTTTAAGAGAAGAACAAGAGCAGTTGCATGAATATTTCACTGGAAACCGTACCCGCTTTCAATGTGAGTTGCATCTTGTGGGCACGCCGTTTCAGAAGCGGGTCTGGCAGGCCTTGCTCACCATCCCTTATGGCGAGGTGCGTTCGTACAAAGAGATTGCCCAGCAAATCGGGACACCCCAAGCGGTACGGGCCGTGGGCGGAGCCAACAATAAAAATCCCGTGCCCATTATTGTCCCTTGCCACAGGGTGATCGGTTCCAATGGGACATTGGTCGGGTACGGCGGCGGTCTGGAAATTAAACGGCAGCTGCTCCTGTTGGAACAGGCACCGCTTAACCTTGAAGCCAATTCAGTTTAA
- a CDS encoding ABC transporter permease yields MYDLSIFWHYTLQYLKTRMAYRVDLFVELMSDLLFQAVNLVFILVVFSHTPLLNGWSREEILFIYGFFLVPYAIFSAFFNIWDFNERYIVQGEMDRILTRPIHSLFQVILERMELESLFGAVTGLVIMLYAGAQLGLSVAWYDPFIFLFMVLGGACIYGGVFVCLASISFWSDSRTDIMPMMYNIANYGRYPVDIYHRVIRFVLTWILPFAFVGVYPSAYFLGREEWYGYAFLTPLVGLLFLSLSIWVWNQGVKRYRGAGN; encoded by the coding sequence ATGTATGATCTCTCCATTTTTTGGCACTATACCTTGCAGTATCTGAAAACCAGAATGGCTTACCGGGTGGATCTCTTTGTGGAACTGATGTCTGATTTGCTGTTTCAAGCGGTTAATCTGGTGTTCATTTTGGTCGTTTTCAGCCATACCCCCTTGCTTAACGGCTGGAGCCGGGAAGAGATTCTGTTTATCTACGGTTTCTTTCTTGTTCCCTATGCCATTTTCTCCGCCTTTTTCAACATTTGGGATTTTAATGAGCGCTATATTGTCCAAGGTGAAATGGACCGTATCTTGACCCGTCCCATTCACAGCCTGTTTCAAGTGATTTTGGAGCGTATGGAGCTGGAGTCATTGTTTGGCGCGGTCACTGGCCTGGTTATTATGCTCTATGCCGGGGCTCAGCTGGGCTTGAGTGTGGCCTGGTATGATCCTTTCATCTTTTTGTTTATGGTGCTGGGCGGGGCTTGCATTTACGGCGGAGTATTTGTCTGTTTGGCCAGCATCAGCTTTTGGTCCGACAGCCGGACCGATATTATGCCCATGATGTACAATATTGCCAACTACGGGCGGTACCCGGTAGATATTTACCACCGGGTCATCCGCTTTGTGCTGACGTGGATTCTGCCCTTCGCCTTTGTGGGCGTCTATCCTTCTGCGTACTTCCTGGGGCGGGAAGAGTGGTATGGATATGCCTTTCTTACACCGCTGGTTGGCTTGTTGTTTTTAAGTTTGTCGATTTGGGTATGGAATCAAGGCGTGAAACGTTACCGCGGAGCCGGAAACTAG
- a CDS encoding ABC transporter permease, with protein sequence MVSMYLEMIRIRFLMMLAYRTNYYSGILIYSINIGAYYFLWTAIYSGQESLGGLTVTQMTTYVAVAWMARAFYFNNIDREIAQEIREGKVAVEMVRPYHYLTMKTMQGLGEGLFRLFFFSAPGLLIVWLVFPLDFSASGWTWFMFALSLVFSFIINTQLNLMTGLLTFFFFNNDGLIRAKRIAIDLFSGLILPISFYPGWAQTVMGYLPFQAISYIPSMIFTEAFTGQEVWSAILFQALWAALLVVPLQVLWLLAKKQLVVQGG encoded by the coding sequence ATGGTTAGCATGTACTTGGAGATGATCCGCATCCGCTTTTTGATGATGCTGGCTTACCGCACCAATTATTACAGCGGCATCTTGATCTACAGCATCAACATCGGGGCCTATTATTTTTTGTGGACAGCTATCTACAGCGGGCAGGAATCGCTGGGGGGATTAACGGTCACCCAAATGACGACGTATGTGGCGGTGGCCTGGATGGCCAGGGCCTTCTATTTTAACAACATTGACCGGGAGATTGCCCAGGAGATACGGGAAGGAAAAGTCGCGGTGGAAATGGTCCGTCCCTATCACTACTTGACCATGAAAACCATGCAAGGATTGGGGGAAGGGCTGTTCCGCCTCTTTTTCTTCTCAGCTCCCGGCTTGTTGATTGTCTGGCTGGTTTTTCCCTTAGATTTTTCGGCCAGCGGCTGGACCTGGTTCATGTTCGCTCTATCCCTGGTGTTCAGTTTCATCATTAATACGCAGCTGAACCTGATGACCGGTCTGTTAACCTTTTTCTTTTTCAACAATGATGGTTTGATCCGGGCCAAACGGATTGCCATTGACCTGTTTTCGGGCCTGATCCTGCCCATTTCCTTTTATCCGGGCTGGGCCCAAACGGTCATGGGGTATCTTCCGTTTCAGGCCATCAGTTACATTCCCAGTATGATTTTTACCGAAGCATTTACCGGCCAAGAAGTTTGGAGTGCCATCCTGTTCCAGGCACTGTGGGCCGCATTGCTCGTCGTTCCTCTTCAAGTGCTGTGGCTCCTGGCCAAAAAACAACTCGTGGTCCAAGGAGGGTAG
- a CDS encoding ABC transporter ATP-binding protein — translation MQPIIEVRNLRKEFKTYSSRKGLTGAFRDLLTRRYKIISAVDGISFQIQPGEMVGYIGENGAGKSTTIKMLTGILTPTSGYIRVNGMNPHKEREQFVRTIGVVFGQRSQLWWDIAVQESFRLLKKVYRVSDEDYEQHMSHVIETLDIGSLLDKPVRKLSLGQRMRCELAAALIHNPPLLFLDEPTIGLDVLVKLKIREFLKEINRKYNTTIMLTTHDMTDIEALCERVIMLDEGKIIYDGELERLREQWAEGKEVQFRFGQSVDQLTLRQITTHLPVEWSPGEKANLWVAKVRNEQVIAELIRQVTAHFKILDMQVNQVSTEEIIRNIYEEGIKHG, via the coding sequence ATGCAACCCATTATTGAAGTGCGAAACTTGCGCAAGGAGTTTAAAACATATTCCAGCCGCAAAGGTCTGACAGGTGCGTTTCGGGATTTATTGACCCGTCGTTATAAAATCATCTCTGCGGTAGACGGTATCAGTTTTCAGATCCAGCCGGGAGAAATGGTGGGCTACATCGGTGAAAACGGCGCAGGCAAGTCCACCACCATTAAAATGTTGACCGGCATCTTAACGCCCACTTCCGGTTATATCCGGGTCAACGGGATGAATCCCCATAAAGAGCGGGAACAGTTTGTGCGCACGATCGGCGTGGTCTTCGGGCAGCGTTCCCAACTGTGGTGGGACATTGCTGTTCAGGAGTCTTTTCGCTTGTTAAAAAAGGTATACCGGGTTTCGGACGAGGACTATGAGCAACACATGAGCCATGTCATCGAGACGCTGGACATCGGATCCCTGTTGGACAAACCGGTGCGCAAGCTGTCCCTTGGCCAGCGCATGCGGTGTGAACTGGCTGCTGCCCTGATCCATAATCCTCCTCTGTTGTTTCTGGATGAACCAACCATCGGCTTGGATGTCTTGGTTAAGCTTAAAATCAGGGAGTTTCTGAAGGAAATTAACCGTAAATACAACACCACCATTATGCTGACCACCCACGATATGACCGATATTGAAGCTTTGTGCGAGCGGGTGATCATGCTGGATGAGGGCAAGATTATATATGACGGTGAGCTGGAGCGCTTACGAGAGCAGTGGGCAGAAGGGAAAGAAGTGCAGTTCCGCTTCGGCCAGTCCGTCGACCAATTAACCCTCCGGCAAATCACCACACACTTGCCGGTGGAATGGTCACCTGGTGAAAAAGCAAATCTGTGGGTAGCCAAGGTGCGCAATGAACAAGTGATTGCCGAACTGATCCGTCAGGTGACGGCACACTTTAAGATTTTGGATATGCAAGTCAACCAGGTCTCCACTGAGGAAATTATCCGCAACATCTATGAAGAAGGGATCAAGCATGGTTAG